The following are from one region of the Mannheimia granulomatis genome:
- a CDS encoding Uma2 family endonuclease, protein MSLLPMNEITNFSQLDPNASYTYADYLKWKIKERVEIIKGKILAMSPAPTRFHQRISMKLTAKFLDVFDNHRCQIYAAPFDVRFPDKDGNIKTVVQPDLCVICDQEKLDDKGCIGAPDLIVEILSPGNTRKEMKNKYELYQECGVKEYWIVSPEVRAIQIFVLQGDKYIGIQPVAEDDIATSVVFPALSFSTEKLYDL, encoded by the coding sequence ATGAGTTTATTACCCATGAATGAAATCACGAATTTCAGCCAGTTAGATCCTAATGCTAGCTACACTTATGCAGATTATCTGAAGTGGAAAATAAAAGAACGTGTAGAAATTATTAAAGGCAAAATATTGGCAATGTCGCCAGCTCCAACACGATTTCATCAAAGAATTTCTATGAAGTTGACTGCAAAATTTCTGGATGTTTTTGATAATCATCGATGCCAAATTTACGCAGCCCCCTTTGATGTCCGTTTTCCTGATAAAGACGGTAATATTAAAACGGTAGTTCAGCCGGATCTGTGTGTGATTTGTGACCAAGAAAAATTAGATGATAAAGGCTGTATTGGTGCCCCTGATTTAATTGTTGAAATTTTATCGCCCGGCAATACTCGTAAAGAGATGAAAAATAAGTATGAGCTGTATCAAGAGTGTGGGGTAAAAGAATATTGGATTGTTTCTCCCGAAGTTCGTGCTATCCAAATTTTTGTTCTACAAGGGGATAAATATATCGGTATTCAGCCTGTAGCAGAAGATGATATTGCCACATCTGTTGTTTTTCCTGCATTAAGTTTTTCAACTGAAAAGTTATACGATTTGTAA